Proteins from one Pongo abelii isolate AG06213 chromosome 7, NHGRI_mPonAbe1-v2.0_pri, whole genome shotgun sequence genomic window:
- the SLC25A37 gene encoding mitoferrin-1 isoform X2 codes for MLVLHEQTRMQSLSPDPKARYTSIYGALKKIMRTEGFWRPLRGVNVMIMGAGPAHAMYFACYENMKRTLNDVFHHQGNSHLANGIAGSMATLLHDAVMNPAEVVKQRLQMYNSQHRSAISCIRTVWRTEGLGAFYRSYTTQLTMNIPFQSIHFITYEFLQEQVNPHRTYNPQSHIISGGLAGALAAAATTPLDVCKTLLNTQENVALSLANISGRLSGMANAFRTVYQLNGLAGYFKGIQARVIYQMPSTAISWSVYEFFKYFLTKRQLENRAPY; via the exons ACACGAATGCAGAGTTTGAGTCCAGATCCCAAAGCCCGGTATACAAGTATCTACGGAGCCCTCAAGAAAATCATGCGGACTGAAGGCTTCTGGAGGCCCTTGCGGGGCGTCAACGTCATGATCATGGGTGCAGGGCCGGCCCACGCCATGTATTTTGCCTGCtatgaaaacatgaaaaggaCTTTAAATGACGTTTTCCACCACCAAGGAAACAGCCACCTAGCCAACG GGATAGCTGGGAGTATGGCCACCCTGCTCCACGATGCGGTAATGAATCCAGCAGAAG TGGTGAAGCAGCGCTTGCAGATGTACAACTCGCAGCACCGGTCAGCAATCAGCTGCATCCGGACGGTGTGGAGGACCGAGGGGTTGGGGGCCTTCTACCGGAGCTACACCACACAGCTGACCATGAACATCCCCTTCCAGTCCATCCACTTCATCACCTACGAGTTCCTGCAGGAGCAGGTCAACCCCCACCGGACCTACAACCCGCAGTCCCACATCATCTCAGGCGGGCTGGCCGGGGCCCTCGCCGCGGCCGCCACGACCCCCCTGGACGTCTGTAAGACCCTTCTCAACACTCAGGAGAACGTGGCCCTCTCGCTGGCCAACATCAGCGGCCGGCTGTCGGGCATGGCCAATGCCTTCCGGACGGTGTACCAGCTCAACGGCCTGGCCGGCTACTTCAAAGGCATCCAGGCGCGTGTCATCTACCAGATGCCCTCCACCGCCATTTCTTGGTCTGTCTATGAGTTCTTCAAGTACTTCCTCACCAAGCGCCAGCTGGAAAATCGAGCTCCATACTAA
- the SLC25A37 gene encoding mitoferrin-1 isoform X3, with amino-acid sequence MQSLSPDPKARYTSIYGALKKIMRTEGFWRPLRGVNVMIMGAGPAHAMYFACYENMKRTLNDVFHHQGNSHLANGIAGSMATLLHDAVMNPAEVVKQRLQMYNSQHRSAISCIRTVWRTEGLGAFYRSYTTQLTMNIPFQSIHFITYEFLQEQVNPHRTYNPQSHIISGGLAGALAAAATTPLDVCKTLLNTQENVALSLANISGRLSGMANAFRTVYQLNGLAGYFKGIQARVIYQMPSTAISWSVYEFFKYFLTKRQLENRAPY; translated from the exons ATGCAGAGTTTGAGTCCAGATCCCAAAGCCCGGTATACAAGTATCTACGGAGCCCTCAAGAAAATCATGCGGACTGAAGGCTTCTGGAGGCCCTTGCGGGGCGTCAACGTCATGATCATGGGTGCAGGGCCGGCCCACGCCATGTATTTTGCCTGCtatgaaaacatgaaaaggaCTTTAAATGACGTTTTCCACCACCAAGGAAACAGCCACCTAGCCAACG GGATAGCTGGGAGTATGGCCACCCTGCTCCACGATGCGGTAATGAATCCAGCAGAAG TGGTGAAGCAGCGCTTGCAGATGTACAACTCGCAGCACCGGTCAGCAATCAGCTGCATCCGGACGGTGTGGAGGACCGAGGGGTTGGGGGCCTTCTACCGGAGCTACACCACACAGCTGACCATGAACATCCCCTTCCAGTCCATCCACTTCATCACCTACGAGTTCCTGCAGGAGCAGGTCAACCCCCACCGGACCTACAACCCGCAGTCCCACATCATCTCAGGCGGGCTGGCCGGGGCCCTCGCCGCGGCCGCCACGACCCCCCTGGACGTCTGTAAGACCCTTCTCAACACTCAGGAGAACGTGGCCCTCTCGCTGGCCAACATCAGCGGCCGGCTGTCGGGCATGGCCAATGCCTTCCGGACGGTGTACCAGCTCAACGGCCTGGCCGGCTACTTCAAAGGCATCCAGGCGCGTGTCATCTACCAGATGCCCTCCACCGCCATTTCTTGGTCTGTCTATGAGTTCTTCAAGTACTTCCTCACCAAGCGCCAGCTGGAAAATCGAGCTCCATACTAA
- the SLC25A37 gene encoding mitoferrin-1 isoform X4: MATLLHDAVMNPAEVVKQRLQMYNSQHRSAISCIRTVWRTEGLGAFYRSYTTQLTMNIPFQSIHFITYEFLQEQVNPHRTYNPQSHIISGGLAGALAAAATTPLDVCKTLLNTQENVALSLANISGRLSGMANAFRTVYQLNGLAGYFKGIQARVIYQMPSTAISWSVYEFFKYFLTKRQLENRAPY, from the exons ATGGCCACCCTGCTCCACGATGCGGTAATGAATCCAGCAGAAG TGGTGAAGCAGCGCTTGCAGATGTACAACTCGCAGCACCGGTCAGCAATCAGCTGCATCCGGACGGTGTGGAGGACCGAGGGGTTGGGGGCCTTCTACCGGAGCTACACCACACAGCTGACCATGAACATCCCCTTCCAGTCCATCCACTTCATCACCTACGAGTTCCTGCAGGAGCAGGTCAACCCCCACCGGACCTACAACCCGCAGTCCCACATCATCTCAGGCGGGCTGGCCGGGGCCCTCGCCGCGGCCGCCACGACCCCCCTGGACGTCTGTAAGACCCTTCTCAACACTCAGGAGAACGTGGCCCTCTCGCTGGCCAACATCAGCGGCCGGCTGTCGGGCATGGCCAATGCCTTCCGGACGGTGTACCAGCTCAACGGCCTGGCCGGCTACTTCAAAGGCATCCAGGCGCGTGTCATCTACCAGATGCCCTCCACCGCCATTTCTTGGTCTGTCTATGAGTTCTTCAAGTACTTCCTCACCAAGCGCCAGCTGGAAAATCGAGCTCCATACTAA